From a region of the Triticum aestivum cultivar Chinese Spring chromosome 7D, IWGSC CS RefSeq v2.1, whole genome shotgun sequence genome:
- the LOC123164535 gene encoding cortical cell-delineating protein-like encodes MAPSKLALFLALNLVLLGAAHGCKPYCPPVVPTPPILPPPVPSTGGGSLSINKLKLGECANMLNLLKLKIGVPANEECCPLLGGLADLDAVVCLCTAIKANILGIKLNVPIDLVLLLNQCVKKCPSDFTCHI; translated from the coding sequence ATGGCGCCCTCCAAGCTCGCCCTCTTCCTCGCCCTGAACCTCGTCCTCCTTGGCGCCGCGCATGGCTGCAAGCCCTACTGCCCACCGGTCGTCCCTACCCCGCCGATTCTCCCACCGCCCGTGCCGTCGACCGGTGGGGGCAGCTTATCAATCAACAAGCTGAAGTTGGGCGAGTGCGCCAACATGCTGAACCTGCTGAAGCTCAAGATCGGCGTGCCGGCGAACGAGGAGTGCTGCCCGCTCCTGGGCGGGCTCGCCGACCTCGACGCCGTCGTGTGCCTCTGCACCGCCATCAAGGCCAACATCCTTGGCATCAAGCTCAACGTCCCCAtcgacctcgtcctcctcctcaaccaGTGCGTCAAGAAGTGCCCCTCCGACTTCACATGCCACATCTGA